From Neobacillus sp. PS2-9, the proteins below share one genomic window:
- a CDS encoding methyltransferase domain-containing protein has protein sequence MDRNRFSAIAHRNHAFSNPINEKKLMKMIRMMSPEPNKKVIDIGSGKSELLIRLVEDFQITATAIELYEGAIEEAKLSAGSRIPKDSIDFVVDDASVAVKRYEADEFDLGICIGSTHALGGFEPTLKTMKRLIKKDGYILIGEGYWKKTPSKEYLEALGGAEESELKSHARNVMTAEELGLIPLWSYVANEDEWDDYEWLYSSTIENYCHENPDDPDKAAMLERIRKWRRTYLSWGRDTLGFGLYLFRND, from the coding sequence ATGGATAGAAATAGATTTTCCGCTATTGCACACCGCAATCACGCGTTCAGTAATCCTATTAACGAAAAAAAGCTCATGAAAATGATTCGAATGATGTCACCTGAACCAAACAAAAAAGTCATTGATATCGGTTCAGGGAAATCAGAGCTGCTGATTCGTCTGGTTGAAGATTTTCAAATTACCGCAACTGCAATCGAATTGTATGAGGGTGCTATTGAGGAAGCAAAACTTAGTGCAGGAAGCCGTATTCCTAAAGACAGCATTGATTTTGTGGTAGATGATGCTAGTGTAGCTGTGAAGAGATACGAAGCAGATGAATTTGATTTAGGAATTTGTATTGGATCCACTCACGCTTTAGGTGGGTTTGAACCTACTCTTAAAACGATGAAACGCCTCATTAAAAAAGATGGTTACATTTTAATCGGAGAGGGCTATTGGAAGAAGACACCTAGCAAGGAATACTTAGAGGCATTGGGAGGCGCAGAAGAATCTGAATTGAAAAGTCATGCACGGAATGTAATGACCGCGGAAGAACTTGGACTCATTCCTCTTTGGTCTTACGTCGCAAACGAAGATGAATGGGATGACTATGAGTGGCTTTATTCCTCTACCATTGAAAACTATTGTCATGAAAATCCTGATGATCCAGATAAGGCAGCCATGCTTGAGAGAATTAGAAAATGGCGGAGAACTTATTTAAGTTGGGGCCGTGACACACTTGGTTTTGGTTTATATTTGTTTCGAAACGACTAA
- a CDS encoding chromate transporter, which yields MLYWHIFLAFFIPGIVGYGGGPASIPLVENEVVDHYGWMTVPEFSEVLALGNSLPGPIATKMAGYIGYEQGGVLGSIVGIFATVAPSLLLMIVLLGLLYKYKDSPKVKRMTNYIRPTIAVMLGVMAFSFFSTSYSDSGVLQTVILVGVSFFLLEKLKVHPAYVIMGSLIYGGIFL from the coding sequence ATGCTTTATTGGCATATCTTTCTTGCTTTTTTCATTCCAGGAATTGTTGGTTATGGCGGAGGACCTGCTTCGATTCCGCTTGTTGAAAACGAAGTTGTCGATCATTACGGGTGGATGACGGTACCCGAATTTAGTGAGGTATTAGCCTTAGGAAATTCACTGCCCGGTCCCATTGCGACAAAAATGGCCGGCTACATTGGATATGAGCAGGGTGGAGTTCTAGGCTCAATCGTTGGGATTTTTGCGACTGTTGCTCCTTCGCTTCTATTAATGATTGTTCTTTTAGGTCTTCTATACAAATATAAAGATTCTCCTAAGGTGAAGCGGATGACCAATTATATCCGACCGACTATCGCGGTAATGCTAGGTGTGATGGCATTTAGCTTCTTTTCTACTTCTTACTCGGATTCAGGTGTGCTTCAAACGGTGATTCTGGTAGGGGTAAGCTTTTTCCTGCTTGAAAAATTAAAGGTACACCCAGCTTACGTTATCATGGGGTCGTTAATATATGGTGGGATATTCTTATAG
- a CDS encoding chromate transporter, translating to MKQRDISIAFFRSGILGYGGGPSSIPLVHKEVVGTYKWMTDDEFADVLALANTLPGPINTKMAGYIGYRVGGYVGMLNAIFSSIVPTIILMIILLTSLASFKDLPWVAGMTKAVVPVVGVMMATLTWDFYKKSYQTLGHISAGVTVVGSLLLLEVLHVHPAILIVAILLFALVKRDKAAKVEKNSEREVG from the coding sequence ATGAAACAGAGGGATATATCTATCGCTTTTTTCCGTTCCGGAATATTAGGGTACGGAGGGGGACCATCATCGATTCCGCTCGTTCATAAAGAGGTAGTTGGAACCTACAAATGGATGACCGATGATGAATTTGCAGATGTTTTGGCGTTAGCAAATACCCTTCCCGGCCCTATTAACACAAAAATGGCAGGGTATATCGGCTATCGAGTGGGCGGATATGTAGGTATGCTAAATGCCATTTTTTCCTCCATCGTTCCTACTATTATATTAATGATTATCCTGCTAACCTCATTGGCATCGTTCAAGGATCTGCCATGGGTAGCAGGCATGACTAAAGCAGTCGTACCAGTTGTAGGTGTAATGATGGCCACATTAACCTGGGATTTTTATAAGAAGTCGTATCAAACGCTAGGCCATATTAGTGCAGGTGTAACGGTTGTTGGGAGTTTACTATTATTAGAGGTCTTGCATGTGCATCCTGCCATTTTAATCGTGGCCATATTATTATTTGCCTTAGTGAAGCGTGATAAGGCTGCTAAGGTTGAAAAAAATAGTGAAAGAGAGGTGGGATAA
- the ggt gene encoding gamma-glutamyltransferase, producing MNFDYLNYPYPSQRMTTIAKNGMVATSQPLAAQAGLDILKKGGNAIDAAIATAACLTVVEPTSNGIGGDAFALVWTKGELHGLNSSGPSPKSISIDAVKEMGHEKMPTFGLVPVTVPGVPAAWAELSRRFGKLPLTEVLQPAIEYAENGYPLSPILGKYWNIAFNRFKDLFTGDEYKGWFETFAPNGKAPQTGEIWSSKGHANTLRKIAESNAESFYRGELADQIDEFSKQHGGFLSKEDLAAYKPEWVQPIKVNYKGYDVWEIPPNGQGIVALMALNMLKGFDLKEKESVDTYHKQIEAMKLAFADAKKYVTDPEKMSVTAEQLLSEEFAEARRSLIGDVALTPEPGTPPKGGTVYLATADGEGNMVSFIQSNYMGFGSGIVIPGTGIALQNRGADFSLDPSHENRLEPGKRTYHTIIPGFLTKDNEAVGPFGVMGGYMQPQGHAQVIMNTVDFHLNPQAALDSPRWQWMEGKKVQVEHSFPAHIAAALARKGHEIEVALDGGGFGRGQIIWRDPSTGVLSGGTESRTDGTIAAW from the coding sequence ATGAACTTTGATTACTTGAACTATCCATATCCATCACAAAGAATGACGACAATCGCTAAAAATGGCATGGTGGCAACATCTCAGCCCTTAGCGGCACAAGCAGGTCTAGATATATTAAAAAAGGGCGGGAATGCCATTGATGCGGCGATTGCAACTGCTGCTTGTTTAACGGTAGTCGAACCAACCTCCAATGGGATCGGTGGAGATGCCTTTGCGCTTGTATGGACAAAAGGCGAACTGCATGGTCTAAACTCAAGCGGCCCTTCTCCAAAAAGCATCTCGATTGATGCGGTTAAGGAAATGGGGCATGAAAAGATGCCAACCTTTGGCCTTGTACCCGTTACGGTTCCCGGTGTACCTGCGGCATGGGCGGAGTTGTCCCGTCGTTTCGGTAAGCTTCCATTAACGGAAGTATTACAGCCGGCCATAGAGTATGCGGAAAATGGCTACCCGTTAAGCCCAATTTTAGGGAAGTACTGGAATATCGCTTTTAATAGATTCAAAGATTTATTTACTGGCGATGAATATAAAGGTTGGTTTGAAACCTTTGCTCCAAATGGAAAGGCTCCTCAAACAGGGGAAATCTGGAGCTCCAAAGGTCATGCCAACACATTACGCAAGATTGCGGAAAGCAATGCGGAAAGCTTTTATCGCGGAGAATTGGCCGATCAAATCGACGAGTTCTCAAAGCAGCACGGTGGATTCCTTTCAAAAGAGGATTTAGCTGCATACAAGCCTGAGTGGGTACAGCCGATTAAGGTTAATTACAAAGGCTATGATGTGTGGGAGATTCCGCCGAATGGCCAGGGAATCGTTGCCTTAATGGCCCTTAACATGCTCAAGGGCTTTGACTTGAAAGAAAAGGAATCAGTGGATACGTATCATAAGCAGATTGAAGCGATGAAGCTAGCTTTTGCTGATGCCAAAAAATATGTAACAGACCCAGAAAAAATGTCCGTTACAGCTGAACAGTTATTGTCGGAAGAATTTGCAGAAGCGAGAAGAAGCTTAATTGGGGATGTTGCTCTTACTCCAGAGCCGGGCACACCGCCTAAAGGCGGTACTGTTTACTTGGCAACGGCAGATGGCGAGGGCAATATGGTTTCCTTCATTCAAAGTAACTATATGGGCTTTGGTTCTGGAATCGTTATCCCTGGAACAGGAATCGCCTTGCAAAACCGAGGTGCTGATTTCTCGTTAGATCCATCCCATGAGAATCGTTTGGAGCCTGGAAAAAGAACGTACCATACGATTATCCCTGGATTTTTAACAAAAGATAATGAAGCCGTTGGACCGTTTGGAGTGATGGGTGGGTATATGCAGCCTCAAGGCCATGCTCAAGTCATCATGAACACAGTTGACTTCCACCTAAATCCGCAAGCAGCTCTAGACTCGCCAAGATGGCAATGGATGGAGGGAAAGAAAGTTCAAGTTGAACATTCATTCCCAGCACATATTGCCGCGGCCTTAGCAAGGAAAGGTCATGAGATTGAAGTAGCCTTAGATGGTGGAGGATTCGGAAGAGGACAAATCATTTGGAGAGACCCAAGTACCGGTGTGCTTTCAGGCGGAACAGAATCAAGAACGGATGGAACCATTGCGGCATGGTAA
- a CDS encoding dipeptide ABC transporter ATP-binding protein: MSLQLEKSQQQNLLEVQNLTKHFPVGDQGFFSKEKQVVKALDGISFSLKKGETLGIVGESGCGKSTMGRAILRLHEPSSGTIIYEGKDITRVKKKEMRDNRKDLQIVFQDPYGSLNPRMTVGTMLSEIVETHKIVPKKDVYDYVCNLLVEVGLNEQYYHRFPHEFSGGQRQRVSIARALCTNPKLIVCDEAVSALDVSVQSQILNLLQRLKKEHQLTYLFISHDLSVVKHVSDRVAVMYLGKMVELADKKELYDNPLHPYTRALLSAIPSTNEEKKRERVILTGDVPSPINVPSGCRFHTRCPLATDKCRAEEPAFTEVSGNHFVACHYA, encoded by the coding sequence ATGAGTCTTCAATTAGAGAAATCGCAGCAACAAAATCTTCTTGAGGTTCAAAATTTAACCAAACACTTTCCTGTTGGTGACCAAGGGTTCTTTTCTAAAGAAAAACAGGTTGTCAAAGCATTGGATGGAATCAGCTTTTCTTTAAAAAAAGGAGAAACGTTGGGGATCGTTGGAGAATCAGGCTGTGGCAAATCCACTATGGGACGTGCGATCCTCAGACTCCATGAGCCAAGCTCTGGAACTATTATATATGAAGGAAAAGATATTACTCGTGTAAAAAAGAAGGAAATGAGAGATAACCGTAAGGATCTGCAAATCGTTTTCCAGGATCCATATGGCTCGCTGAATCCACGGATGACAGTAGGAACCATGCTGTCTGAAATTGTGGAGACACATAAGATTGTTCCTAAAAAAGATGTGTACGATTATGTTTGCAATTTATTAGTAGAAGTCGGGTTAAACGAGCAATATTATCATCGTTTCCCACATGAATTCTCTGGTGGTCAGCGTCAACGGGTCAGCATTGCCCGTGCGTTATGTACGAATCCAAAATTAATCGTTTGTGATGAAGCGGTATCTGCGCTTGATGTATCGGTACAATCACAAATTCTAAATTTATTACAGCGATTAAAAAAGGAACATCAATTAACCTATTTATTTATTTCTCATGACTTAAGTGTTGTCAAGCACGTCAGCGACCGGGTAGCAGTGATGTACTTGGGGAAAATGGTGGAGCTTGCTGATAAAAAGGAACTGTATGACAATCCGCTTCATCCGTATACAAGAGCCTTGCTATCTGCAATCCCTTCTACAAATGAAGAGAAGAAAAGGGAAAGAGTTATATTAACTGGGGATGTGCCAAGTCCAATTAATGTTCCAAGCGGCTGTCGGTTTCATACAAGATGTCCATTAGCAACGGATAAATGTAGGGCTGAAGAGCCAGCATTTACTGAAGTAAGCGGGAATCATTTTGTTGCATGTCATTACGCCTAA
- a CDS encoding ABC transporter ATP-binding protein, protein MSNSLLEVKDLKVSFVGKKRTTNIVAGLSFTVEKGKTLCIVGESGCGKSMTSLSVMGLLPETGQIEGEILLKGENLAGKSMKQMSKIRGNQVSMIFQEPMTSLNPVQTVGKQIAETIIIHQNLNKKEAKLKAIEMLKLVGIPSPEKRIDAYPHELSGGMRQRVMIAIALSCNPELLIADEPTTALDVTIQAQILDLMKNLQKDLDMGIIMITHDLAVVSEMADTVLVMYAGKAVEYGSRKTVFNNPLHPYTQGLLRCIPDVDAEDNVEELFVIKGSVPSPDAMPKGCRFVDRCPYAQEICRSHAPDITSIEEQHTVSCWKYTDKWNEKEGELNESSIREIAATKSS, encoded by the coding sequence ATGTCAAATTCATTATTAGAGGTTAAGGATTTAAAAGTCAGCTTTGTTGGCAAGAAGAGGACAACGAATATTGTTGCCGGGTTATCGTTTACGGTTGAAAAGGGAAAAACCCTGTGCATTGTAGGTGAATCGGGTTGTGGAAAAAGTATGACCTCCCTTTCTGTAATGGGTTTATTGCCTGAGACAGGACAAATCGAAGGAGAAATCCTGTTAAAGGGAGAAAATTTAGCTGGTAAATCAATGAAACAAATGAGTAAAATTCGCGGCAACCAGGTCTCAATGATTTTCCAAGAACCAATGACCTCGCTTAATCCTGTTCAGACGGTCGGTAAACAAATAGCTGAAACGATCATTATTCATCAGAATTTAAATAAAAAAGAAGCAAAGCTTAAGGCGATTGAAATGTTAAAACTGGTGGGCATTCCATCACCTGAAAAAAGGATCGATGCCTATCCGCATGAATTGAGCGGAGGAATGAGACAGCGTGTGATGATTGCGATCGCGCTAAGCTGTAATCCAGAACTTCTTATTGCGGATGAACCAACCACTGCATTGGATGTTACGATTCAAGCGCAAATATTGGATTTAATGAAGAATTTGCAAAAAGACTTGGATATGGGAATTATTATGATTACCCATGATTTAGCTGTTGTCTCTGAAATGGCTGACACGGTTCTGGTGATGTACGCAGGAAAAGCTGTTGAATACGGAAGTAGGAAAACCGTCTTTAACAATCCGCTTCACCCATACACGCAAGGTTTATTGAGGTGCATCCCGGATGTCGATGCAGAAGATAATGTGGAAGAGCTTTTTGTCATAAAAGGGTCTGTCCCATCACCGGATGCCATGCCAAAAGGATGCCGATTTGTTGATCGATGTCCATACGCACAAGAGATTTGTAGAAGTCATGCTCCGGATATTACATCGATAGAGGAACAGCATACTGTAAGCTGTTGGAAATATACAGATAAATGGAATGAAAAGGAAGGTGAGCTTAATGAGTCTTCAATTAGAGAAATCGCAGCAACAAAATCTTCTTGA
- a CDS encoding ABC transporter permease: MEAKLEQLVKVESPRKRRWKEMSSRFFQNKLAVIGGVFTLLLILMAVFAPIVAPHSPSEQDYAKFLQSPSAANIMGTDELGRDIFSRIIYGARVSIQAGIISVGIALVIGIPIGLFSGYYRGVLDEYVVMRFTDALLSFPPLVLALSLAAVLGAGLQNAMIAIGIIFTPNFIRLVRGEVLSQREREYVTAAKASGISDIKIMFRHIFPNCLPPILVQATLSIAAAIISEASLSYLGLGTQPPTPSWGAMLSMGQGYLKDAPWISLFPGLFIFLTVLSINLFGDGLRDALDPKLK, encoded by the coding sequence ATGGAAGCTAAGTTGGAACAACTAGTAAAAGTGGAAAGTCCAAGAAAACGTAGATGGAAAGAAATGAGTTCTCGTTTTTTTCAAAATAAATTAGCAGTTATTGGTGGAGTGTTTACTCTTCTTCTCATCTTGATGGCTGTGTTTGCTCCAATTGTTGCACCGCATAGCCCAAGCGAGCAGGATTATGCGAAATTCCTTCAAAGTCCAAGTGCAGCCAATATCATGGGTACGGATGAACTGGGCCGCGATATTTTCAGCCGGATTATTTATGGAGCACGAGTTTCCATCCAAGCTGGTATTATCTCTGTTGGTATAGCTCTTGTAATCGGAATTCCTATTGGATTATTTTCAGGATATTACAGAGGAGTCCTTGATGAATATGTAGTCATGCGTTTCACAGACGCGTTGCTTTCATTCCCACCACTAGTATTAGCCCTTTCCCTTGCAGCTGTACTTGGTGCGGGATTACAAAACGCGATGATTGCAATTGGAATTATTTTTACACCTAACTTTATTCGTCTAGTAAGGGGAGAAGTATTGAGTCAAAGGGAAAGAGAATATGTCACGGCGGCTAAAGCATCAGGTATTAGCGATATAAAAATTATGTTCCGTCACATTTTTCCAAACTGCTTACCACCAATTCTTGTTCAAGCGACTTTATCCATTGCTGCAGCTATCATTTCTGAAGCATCACTTAGCTACTTAGGATTAGGTACTCAACCGCCAACACCGAGCTGGGGTGCGATGTTATCGATGGGACAAGGATATCTGAAAGATGCTCCGTGGATTTCATTGTTCCCAGGATTATTTATCTTTTTAACGGTTCTATCAATCAACTTATTTGGTGATGGATTACGTGATGCACTCGATCCTAAGCTGAAGTGA
- the nikB gene encoding nickel ABC transporter permease: MAKFLIRRLGLMVVILFLVSIIVFSLVHVTPGDPARMILGQEATQEALQALREKMGLNDPLYMQYIHWVSNVLQGDLGNSLKDNTPVLSVLLQKLPVTIQLSVMSFLIAMIIAIPAGIISATRKGSFWDYFGTTFALSGVSIPPFFLGILLIFIFSISLGWFAPSGYVEPWVDFKKSLMLMILPALAVGVRLSAEITRMLRSSMLEVLQADYIRTAYAKGVLEKGVVLGHALKNALIPVVTVSGLQLATFLGGAVITETIFAVPGLGRLVIDAILTRDFPVVQGAVLFMAIAVVVVNFLIDILYSVLDPRIKLTGGQ; encoded by the coding sequence GTGGCAAAGTTTTTAATTCGAAGATTAGGTCTTATGGTGGTCATTCTTTTTTTAGTAAGTATTATCGTTTTTTCATTAGTCCATGTGACACCAGGTGACCCGGCAAGGATGATTTTAGGGCAAGAAGCAACCCAGGAAGCTCTTCAGGCTTTACGTGAGAAAATGGGATTGAATGATCCTCTTTATATGCAATATATCCATTGGGTATCAAACGTACTTCAAGGAGATCTTGGAAATTCATTGAAGGATAATACACCGGTGCTTAGTGTATTACTACAAAAATTGCCGGTAACCATTCAGCTTTCTGTTATGTCCTTTTTAATTGCCATGATCATTGCGATCCCGGCTGGTATAATCTCAGCAACGAGAAAGGGAAGCTTCTGGGATTACTTTGGAACGACTTTTGCATTGTCTGGTGTATCTATTCCGCCATTTTTCTTAGGTATTTTACTGATCTTTATTTTTTCAATCTCACTAGGCTGGTTCGCACCTTCTGGATATGTGGAACCATGGGTTGATTTTAAAAAGAGTTTGATGTTAATGATTTTACCAGCGCTGGCGGTAGGTGTTCGCTTAAGTGCTGAAATTACAAGGATGCTTCGTTCAAGTATGCTTGAAGTTTTGCAGGCTGATTATATTCGTACGGCCTATGCAAAAGGGGTATTAGAAAAAGGGGTTGTCCTTGGACATGCCTTGAAAAATGCGTTAATTCCTGTTGTAACGGTAAGTGGATTACAATTGGCCACCTTCTTAGGTGGAGCAGTTATAACGGAAACCATCTTTGCCGTTCCAGGACTAGGGCGTCTAGTAATTGATGCGATTTTAACAAGAGATTTCCCTGTAGTACAAGGAGCCGTCCTATTTATGGCTATTGCTGTTGTAGTGGTAAACTTCTTGATCGACATCCTTTATTCCGTACTAGATCCAAGAATAAAGCTGACAGGAGGACAATGA
- a CDS encoding ABC transporter substrate-binding protein: MANKTKVFAALFMSLLLLLTGCGNNNSSSSGAKDSQKASAPVKDSGDKTTLTVGLDDDPPQLDPHFSTAAVDRQVFHSIYDKLIDVDEKLNFVPQLAKKWDISEDGKTYTFYLQENVKFHDGTPFNAEAVKFNFERMLDPNAGSPRASELSSIQTIEVVDENTLKVQLKEPYSPFLAALSDRAGMMVSPTAVKEKGADFANSPVGTGPFKFVSRVKQDKIEVEKNADYWGGAPKFEKIVYRPYSDENVRLTNLTSGELDIISKVPPKDVEKLKTDSNIKLSEVGALGFQGLYLNHKKAPFNNKALRQALDLVIDRDAIIKVALRNTGVPSAGAIPPDSWAFDKSIKPTKKNVEKAKKIMADAGFPNGFEFTLQLSPKPVEEQMSQMIQSMAAEAGIKVKLEIVEFGTMLDNMDNFKFDAVRLGWSGRTDPDGNIFALYHSTGSINYGYSNPKMDELLQKARVETDQAKRKEIYSEATKLGQEEVPYIFLYHELDYKAYKNNLQGFKHIPDQMMRFHDVSFK; the protein is encoded by the coding sequence ATGGCTAACAAGACAAAAGTTTTCGCAGCATTATTTATGAGTCTCTTGTTGCTTTTAACTGGATGTGGCAATAATAATTCATCCAGTTCAGGGGCGAAGGATTCACAAAAGGCAAGTGCACCAGTAAAGGATAGTGGGGATAAGACCACATTAACTGTCGGTCTTGATGATGACCCACCACAATTAGACCCGCATTTTTCAACGGCAGCAGTTGATAGACAAGTATTTCATAGTATCTATGACAAGCTGATTGACGTGGATGAAAAGCTAAACTTCGTTCCACAACTAGCGAAGAAATGGGACATTTCTGAAGATGGAAAAACCTATACGTTCTACCTACAAGAAAATGTAAAGTTTCACGATGGAACACCATTTAACGCAGAAGCAGTTAAATTCAACTTTGAACGCATGTTAGATCCAAATGCTGGGTCACCACGTGCATCTGAATTATCTTCTATTCAAACAATTGAAGTGGTTGATGAAAATACACTTAAAGTACAGCTTAAAGAACCATACAGCCCGTTCTTGGCAGCTTTATCTGACCGTGCTGGGATGATGGTTTCTCCTACAGCAGTAAAAGAAAAAGGAGCGGACTTCGCTAATTCTCCTGTAGGAACAGGGCCATTCAAATTTGTTTCAAGAGTAAAGCAGGACAAGATTGAAGTGGAAAAAAATGCGGATTACTGGGGCGGAGCGCCAAAGTTTGAAAAAATCGTTTATCGTCCATATTCAGATGAAAACGTACGTTTAACCAACTTAACTTCAGGTGAACTGGATATCATTAGCAAGGTGCCGCCAAAAGATGTTGAAAAACTAAAAACGGACTCTAACATCAAGCTTTCAGAAGTCGGGGCACTTGGATTCCAAGGATTATATTTGAATCACAAAAAAGCACCATTTAATAACAAAGCACTTCGTCAGGCATTAGATCTAGTTATCGATCGTGATGCGATTATCAAGGTTGCGCTTCGTAATACAGGCGTACCTTCTGCAGGGGCTATTCCTCCAGATTCATGGGCGTTTGATAAGAGCATCAAACCAACAAAGAAAAATGTGGAAAAAGCAAAGAAAATCATGGCTGATGCCGGTTTCCCTAACGGATTTGAATTTACGCTTCAGCTTTCTCCTAAACCAGTGGAAGAACAAATGTCACAAATGATTCAATCGATGGCAGCAGAAGCAGGAATCAAGGTGAAACTTGAAATCGTCGAGTTTGGAACCATGCTAGATAACATGGATAATTTCAAATTTGATGCGGTTCGTCTAGGATGGAGCGGAAGAACAGATCCAGATGGAAATATCTTCGCACTCTATCATTCTACTGGCTCTATTAACTACGGATATTCTAATCCGAAAATGGACGAGCTTTTACAGAAAGCCCGTGTAGAAACAGACCAAGCTAAGCGTAAAGAGATTTATTCGGAAGCTACTAAACTAGGACAAGAAGAAGTACCATACATCTTCCTTTATCACGAACTAGATTACAAAGCATATAAAAACAATTTACAAGGCTTTAAGCACATCCCGGATCAAATGATGCGCTTCCATGACGTTTCGTTTAAATAA
- a CDS encoding Lrp/AsnC family transcriptional regulator, with protein sequence MKIDEIDRRILELLAENGRMSYVDIGKELNLSRVSIRERVNQLQENGIIEKFTVVINSDKVGKSVSAFFEVDCEPASLVSVAETLANNPSVASCYQMTGPSTLHMHVLVEDFLRLEKFINEELYSLEGITRVASHILLRRFKSRTGLKL encoded by the coding sequence ATGAAAATTGATGAAATCGATCGCAGGATACTCGAATTGCTTGCCGAAAACGGCAGAATGTCCTATGTAGATATTGGGAAAGAGTTAAATTTATCTAGGGTATCGATTCGTGAGCGGGTAAACCAATTACAAGAGAACGGCATAATAGAGAAATTCACTGTTGTTATCAATTCTGATAAAGTGGGGAAATCCGTTTCTGCTTTCTTCGAGGTGGACTGTGAGCCAGCATCACTTGTCAGCGTCGCGGAAACATTAGCTAATAACCCTAGCGTTGCAAGCTGCTACCAAATGACTGGCCCGAGTACCTTACATATGCACGTCCTTGTTGAGGACTTTTTACGATTAGAGAAGTTCATTAATGAGGAATTATATAGTTTAGAAGGAATAACAAGAGTGGCGAGCCATATCTTATTACGAAGATTTAAGAGTAGGACTGGATTAAAGCTTTAA
- a CDS encoding response regulator transcription factor: MIRIVIAEDQEMLLAAMGSLLNLEEDMEVVGQARNGEEALTLVRQWQPDVCLMDIEMPKMSGLDAAEAMKSLGCKVIILTTFARNGYQARALMADVRGYLLKDSPSEELACSIRCIMSGKRVYSSELMDPDSKLDVLQRWEDGPLTSPPSDKTGLVRKYFSSILDKMKQPTG, encoded by the coding sequence ATGATTCGAATTGTCATCGCAGAGGATCAGGAAATGCTGCTAGCAGCCATGGGTTCCCTGCTTAATTTGGAAGAGGATATGGAAGTGGTTGGGCAAGCCCGCAATGGGGAAGAGGCACTTACACTTGTTCGCCAATGGCAGCCTGATGTTTGTTTGATGGATATAGAGATGCCAAAAATGAGCGGTCTGGATGCAGCCGAGGCTATGAAGTCGCTTGGATGCAAGGTCATTATTTTAACTACCTTTGCAAGGAATGGGTATCAGGCACGAGCATTAATGGCTGATGTCAGAGGATATTTATTGAAGGACAGCCCGAGCGAAGAGTTAGCGTGTTCGATTCGTTGCATAATGAGCGGGAAGAGAGTGTATTCTTCAGAACTTATGGACCCCGATTCGAAACTAGATGTTTTACAGCGGTGGGAGGATGGTCCATTAACAAGTCCACCGAGTGACAAAACAGGGCTGGTGAGAAAATACTTTTCCTCCATTTTGGATAAAATGAAACAGCCAACTGGATAA